From the genome of Pirellulaceae bacterium, one region includes:
- a CDS encoding polysaccharide deacetylase family protein, which produces MRFWLLGLFLFFATTLDTNAAETWAQRLGYEAGDRVVILYVDHMGASYETNIAGINALSAGQATSTSVKVPCPWFEQFAVWSRSHHDKDVGVSLTLNSPSKVYRWRPLTGDYQSSTLIDAHGYFWATPHQAAIRVDRDQVEAELVMQIERARKSGIHPSHIIPAMGTMFMRPDLLDLYLNLAEKYWIPAVVVELTPDHVERFAGRGFPITEDMQMLLQRYPLPKLDDIKFLEDTTTYPQRLAELAEAIGELKPGLTQIMFAPAIESDSLKAITPRWQQLVWDSKLLADPLTKALLKQEGVRLTNWREVMQRFEKGVNPNSTRGR; this is translated from the coding sequence ATGAGGTTTTGGCTCCTTGGTCTGTTTCTGTTTTTCGCAACGACTCTCGACACAAACGCTGCGGAAACATGGGCCCAACGACTTGGCTATGAGGCCGGCGATCGAGTTGTAATTCTGTATGTCGATCACATGGGTGCGTCGTACGAGACTAACATCGCTGGTATTAATGCCTTGTCCGCTGGACAAGCAACTTCGACTAGCGTGAAGGTGCCCTGCCCTTGGTTCGAACAATTCGCCGTGTGGAGTCGCTCGCATCACGACAAGGATGTGGGCGTTTCACTCACTCTCAATAGTCCCAGTAAGGTTTACCGCTGGCGTCCCTTAACGGGTGACTACCAGTCATCGACCCTGATCGATGCTCACGGCTATTTCTGGGCTACGCCGCATCAAGCTGCTATTCGAGTTGATCGAGATCAGGTTGAGGCTGAACTGGTGATGCAAATTGAACGAGCCCGAAAATCCGGCATCCATCCGTCTCATATAATCCCAGCGATGGGCACCATGTTTATGCGACCCGACCTTTTGGACTTGTACTTGAATCTGGCTGAGAAGTACTGGATCCCAGCGGTTGTCGTCGAACTCACTCCCGATCACGTGGAACGTTTTGCCGGTCGAGGGTTCCCGATCACGGAAGACATGCAAATGTTGCTACAACGATATCCGCTCCCGAAATTAGATGACATCAAGTTTTTGGAAGATACCACCACCTACCCGCAGAGGTTGGCGGAGTTGGCCGAGGCGATTGGCGAACTCAAACCGGGGCTGACGCAAATCATGTTTGCACCGGCGATTGAAAGCGATTCGCTGAAAGCTATCACCCCACGATGGCAACAACTTGTCTGGGATTCAAAGCTCTTGGCCGACCCCCTGACGAAGGCACTGCTAAAACAAGAAGGTGTTCGATTAACCAATTGGCGAGAGGTGATGCAACGTTTCGAAAAAGGCGTGAATCCCAATTCAACACGTGGTCGCTAA
- a CDS encoding PQQ-binding-like beta-propeller repeat protein encodes MKICLVLLAIIAGHDGLSWPAFLGDGGGGIDPASLPVEWSPDRHIAWAADLEGYGQSSPVIKNGRIFVTSVTGEMKNQFHVFAFNLRDGKQIWKHSVESSELVKSSFYVSRAAPTPVVDSARLICFFESGDLVCLDHEGNLQWERSLTKEYGPLKNRFCIGSSLAQDENNVFVLVDHDGPSYLLAIDKKTGENAWKQERTSRISWSSPALLPINGKAQIVVSSAGSVDGYDPKTGELLWSTDEIGGNTTPTPRSAGDGQFLVGASAGSRGESTEIASTSNCLMRVTTGEDGGPVVSKVWLAEKALSSFSSPIFYKGYGYWVNRAGVVFCFDGKSGEKQYSERLAESNWATPLAVGDRIYFFGRNGETTVIEAGPKFKKLATNRLWEKESEQSGQEQRRGNFGGQTQYGVAAVAGSLVVRTGKVLYCVRNEKE; translated from the coding sequence ATGAAAATATGCCTAGTATTGTTAGCGATCATCGCGGGTCACGATGGTTTGAGTTGGCCGGCGTTTTTGGGGGATGGTGGGGGCGGAATTGATCCGGCCAGTTTGCCCGTTGAATGGTCCCCGGACCGGCATATTGCTTGGGCGGCTGATTTGGAAGGTTATGGGCAGTCGAGTCCGGTGATTAAAAATGGGCGTATTTTTGTGACATCCGTGACCGGTGAAATGAAGAACCAGTTTCACGTGTTTGCGTTCAATCTGCGAGATGGAAAACAGATTTGGAAACATTCCGTTGAGAGTTCTGAACTCGTGAAATCAAGCTTCTATGTGAGTCGTGCTGCACCGACGCCAGTCGTCGATTCAGCACGTCTCATCTGCTTCTTCGAGAGCGGCGACTTGGTTTGTTTGGATCATGAAGGCAACCTCCAATGGGAGCGTTCGTTGACCAAAGAATATGGTCCCTTGAAGAATCGCTTTTGTATCGGGTCATCCTTGGCACAGGACGAAAATAATGTTTTTGTGTTAGTGGACCACGACGGGCCATCGTATTTGCTTGCCATTGACAAGAAGACGGGAGAGAACGCTTGGAAGCAGGAACGCACAAGTCGGATTTCTTGGAGTTCGCCTGCACTATTGCCAATCAACGGGAAAGCACAGATCGTTGTCAGTTCTGCCGGCAGCGTGGATGGCTATGATCCCAAGACTGGTGAGCTTCTTTGGAGTACGGACGAAATTGGTGGGAATACGACGCCGACCCCCCGATCTGCTGGCGATGGACAATTTCTAGTGGGTGCGTCAGCCGGTTCAAGAGGTGAGTCGACAGAAATCGCTTCAACGTCCAATTGTTTGATGCGAGTGACCACAGGAGAGGACGGCGGCCCAGTGGTTTCGAAAGTCTGGCTCGCAGAAAAAGCGCTTTCGTCTTTTAGCTCTCCGATTTTCTACAAGGGTTATGGCTATTGGGTTAATCGAGCGGGCGTTGTCTTCTGCTTTGACGGGAAGTCCGGAGAGAAGCAGTATTCCGAACGGTTAGCCGAATCAAATTGGGCCACCCCTCTCGCGGTCGGTGATCGAATTTACTTTTTTGGTCGTAATGGTGAAACCACAGTGATCGAGGCCGGACCAAAATTCAAGAAGCTCGCCACAAATCGACTCTGGGAAAAAGAATCCGAGCAATCTGGTCAGGAACAACGTCGTGGGAATTTTGGGGGTCAAACGCAGTATGGCGTTGCCGCCGTCGCTGGTAGCTTGGTGGTTCGAACAGGTAAAGTGCTCTATTGCGTTCGGAACGAGAAGGAATGA